A region from the Hydra vulgaris chromosome 10, alternate assembly HydraT2T_AEP genome encodes:
- the LOC136086051 gene encoding zinc finger BED domain-containing protein 4-like: MENNRKKSYLWNHFTVTASDSKYATCNICNLKISRGSHNPKLQSLSGLSSHLRSRHPHLTLKNLLTEKEILTTTGSPENIPTSDQLEPITIKKRTIPLFDIRSKRQRTEMLQFTMSGWVDNISKINSNSKEGLKFHKSIFEMIILDLQPWSIVNIPGFLRHHAVFTPHFDIGSEKYYRSMLNPAYEKIKLATKVMLIEKNAETVSISLDAWSSFHHEYLGMMAHFISEKWERIKFCLSCSKFDEKHTASNIFQRLENVVKEWELKDKITVCLRDNAANVKAAFKDPQCVYKSAGCLNHSLQLVIKKELFSLQSAVNLIEKCQKLCTHASFSNSFFAELYKQQEVQMNNFDRLGLKNDVPTRWNSTYYMLERILYLKSVIATTLLIRPSCGIEFTVQDWNLCEKLVNILAIFEDATKLLSGKDACISACIPIVTTILKSFEVPSDEEEVMGMKNALKKAMEARFFDLETIDHFAIATLLDPRFKHHFFRSQEAFQATKKQVFLELESYNLSQNETIPVMKTTSIENTGLSSMMQNIIAQSQSTNSKNPTSKLAKEVLNEYLESPTSSCCLEFWKEYEEKTTLKAKFGLAKVAKRFLTPPPTPPKLKDCFQLLEKFFQMKETDFCQKTWKKFYSVEEIF; encoded by the coding sequence TATTTGTGGAATCATTTTACCGTAACAGCCAGTGATTCCAAATACGCAACTTGTAATATCTGCAATTTGAAAATATCTCGTGGATCGCACAATCCAAAACTTCAATCACTTAGCGGACTTTCATCACATTTAAGAAGTCGACACCCACATCTTACTCTAAAAAATCTCCTAACTGAAAAAGAAATACTTACAACTACCGGCAGTCCTGAAAATATACCAACTTCAGATCAACTTGAGcctattacaattaaaaaaagaacaataccCTTATTCGACATCAGATCAAAACGGCAGAGGACTGAAATGTTGCAATTTACAATGTCTGGCTGGGTTGACAATATctcaaaaattaattcaaactCCAAAGAAGGTCTGAAGTTTCATAAATCTATATTTGAAATGATTATCCTCGACTTACAGCCTTGGTCAATTGTAAATATTCCGGGATTTTTACGTCATCATGCTGTTTTTACACCACACTTTGACATTGGAAGTGAGAAATACTACCGTAGCATGCTCAATCCAGCCTATGAAAAGATTAAGCTTGCAACGAAAGTTATGCTTATCgaaaaaaatgctgaaactgTTTCCATCTCTCTGGACGCTTGGTCATCCTTTCATCATGAGTACTTAGGCATGATGGCACACTTCATTTCAGAAAAATGGGAGCGGATCAAATTTTGCCTGTCATGCTCCAAGTTTGATGAAAAACATACTGcttcaaacatttttcaaagaCTTGAGAATGTTGTGAAAGAGTGGGAACTAAAGGACAAGATCACAGTCTGCTTAAGAGACAATGCTGCAAATGTAAAAGCAGCTTTCAAAGATCCACAGTGCGTTTACAAGTCTGCTGGGTGTCTAAATCATTCACTTCAACTAGtgattaaaaaagaacttttttcactCCAGAGTGCTGTAAACCTGATAGAAAAATGTCAAAAGCTTTGCACTCATGCTTCTTTTTCAAACTCCTTCTTTGCTGAGCTTTACAAACAACAAGAGGTTCAAATGAACAATTTTGACAGGCTCGGGCTCAAAAATGATGTCCCAACACGCTGGAATTCAACTTATTACATGCTTGAAAGAATTCTGTACTTAAAATCTGTAATTGCTACTACACTGCTAATCCGTCCTTCCTGCGGCATTGAGTTCACTGTACAGGATTGGAATCTGTGTGAAAAACTGGTAAACATATTAGCAATTTTTGAAGACGCCACCAAGTTGCTTTCTGGAAAGGATGCTTGCATCAGTGCATGCATTCCAATTGTGACAACTATTCTAAAGTCATTTGAAGTTCCCTCTGATGAAGAAGAAGTAATGGGCATGAAAAATGCTTTAAAGAAAGCAATGGAGGCACGTTTTTTTGACTTGGAAACCATTGATCATTTTGCAATAGCAACACTTCTTGATCCCAGATTCAAGCACCACTTCTTTAGATCCCAAGAAGCCTTTCAAGCtactaaaaaacaagtttttttggaATTAGAAAGTTACAATTTGAGCCAAAATGAAACTATACCTGTAATGAAAACTACGTCAATTGAGAACACTGGGTTATCTTCAATGATGCAAAATATTATTGCCCAGTCACAAAGTACAAATTCCAAAAATCCAACTTCCAAATTGGCAAAGGAAGTTTTAAATGAGTACTTAGAAAGCCCAACATCTTCATGTTGTTTGGAGTTTTGGAAAGAgtatgaagaaaaaacaacattaaaagcAAAGTTTGGTTTGGCAAAAGTAGCGAAGAGATTCCTTACACCTCCACCGACTCCACCGAAGTTGAAAGATTGTTTTCAACTGCTGGAGAAATTCTTTCAAATGAAAGAAACAGACTTTTGCCAGAAAAcatggaaaaaattttattctgtagaggaaatattttaa